A window of Neorhizobium galegae bv. orientalis str. HAMBI 540 genomic DNA:
CGACGATCCGCTGATCGTCCGCGGCTCCTCTTCGCGTCCTTTCGATGGCGAGGGTGTTTCCGGCGAACGCATGGTGATGATCGAGGACGGCGTCCTGAACCACTGGTTCCTGTCGACCTCGACGGCGCGCGAGCTCGGGCTTGTCACCAACGGCCGCGGCGTGCGCGGTGGCACGGCTGTCTCGCCGGCCTCCACCAATCTGGCGCTGGAGCCTGGCGACATCTCGCCCGAGGATCTGATCAAGTCGATCGGCAACGGCTTCTACATCACCGAGCTGATCGGCCAGGGCGTCAACATGATCACCGGCGAATACTCGCGCGGTGCGACCGGCTTCTGGATCGAGAATGGCGAGCTCGCCTATCCCGTTTCGGAAGTGACGATCGCCTCCAACCTCAAGGACATGTTCATGCGCCTGACGCCGGCCAATGACATCGACCGCAAGTTCGGCGTCGCGTCCCCGACCATTGCCATCGAGGGCATGACGCTGGCGGGACGCTGATCCCGGTGGCGGAAGTGCTGGACTGGGGCCAGGACCTCGAACTCATTCTCGACGCGGCGCGCCAGGCCGGCGAGATCGCCCATGGCTTTTTCGGCCGCTCGCCGGAAGTCTGGTGGAAGAACGAGGGCCGGTCTCCGGTCAGCGCCGCCGATTTTGCCGCCAACGACCGGCTGCAGAGCCTGCTCCTGACGGCCCGGCCGAACTACGGCTGGCTCTCCGAAGAGACCGACGACGATGTTGCCCGGCTTGACCGTGAAACGCTTTTCGTCGTCGATCCGATCGACGGCACCCGGGCCTTCATCAATGGCGAAAAGACCTGGTGCGTCTCGGTCGCCGTCGTCCATCGCGGCCAGCCGGTCGCCGGTGTCCTGGTCGCGCCGGCGCTCGACGAGGAGTTTTGTGCGGTGAAGGATGGTCCGGCGCTGAAGAATGGGCGCCCGATTTCAGTCACCGGTGAGCGCGCCAACGGCGAACTGGTTATCGCGGCCGACGAAAACCTCGTCAAGAAATTCGAGCCGGGTTTTCGAGACGAAGTCCGTCGGGTGCGGCATGTACCGTCGCTTGCCTACAGGCTCGCCATGATCGCCGACGGCAGCATCGATGGCACGGTCGTCAAGCGCGCCTCCCACGACTGGGATCTGGCGGCTGCCGACCTCATTCTCGAACGGGCAGGCGGGTGCCTTGTCGATCTTGCCGGCAACCGGCTTGTCTATAACCGCGAGAGTGTCGTCCACGAAATGCTGGCCGCCGGCGCCGAACATGCGCTCCGCAGCCTTTTGCCCCAGCTTGCCGGCCTCGCTCCGGGTTGACCTTTCATTAGGAATGCAGCACAGGAAGAGCCGGGGGAGCTGGAACGGACGGATACGGACAATGACGGAAACGGGCGAAAAGAAACAACTTCTGCATCTGGTCTTTGGCGGCGAACTGCAGAGCTTGGAAGGTCTTCAATTCAAGGATCTTTCGGCGCTTGATATCGTCGGCATCTATCCCGACTACGCAAGCGCGCTCGTCGCCTGGCGGGGCAAGGCGCAGCAGACGGTCGACAACGCTCATATGCGTTATTTCATCGTCCATATGCACCGCTTGCTCGATCCTGATACTAAGTCGGCTTGAGATAAGCCTCGCGTTTTACAATGTGCTCGCAATGCTGGTCCCTCGCCTGGTATCGATCCCGGGGACCCTTTTTTGACGCATTTGTAAAACACAAAAAACTGGGCTACGGATGAGCAATCGGAGGGTCTATCACATTGATGGCGGCCATCACGCATCGGGGGCAAACACGGTGAGCAAGATTTCTGCGCGCCTGGCTCTCGCTGGCTACCGGGCGGCCGGTATTACCCTCTATCCGTTGGTTGGTCCTTACCTTGCCTATCGCGCCATGAAGGGCAAGGAGGACAGGACCCGCAAGCTGGAACGGCTCGGTTATGCAAGCCTTGCCAGGCCCCGCGGCCCGCTGATCTGGGTCCATGCGGCAAGCGTCGGGGAAACCATCGCCATCATGCCGATGATCCGCGAGCTGCGGCGCCGCGAAGTCCACATCCTTCTGACGACGGGCACTGTTACATCCGCAAATCTCGTCCGGTCACGGCTGGCCGACGAGGTGATCCATCAATACGTGCCGCTCGACCTGAAATTTCCGATCAAGCGCTTCATCGCCTACTGGAAGCCCGACGCCTGCATCACGGCGGAATCGGAAATCTGGCCGACGACGATCGCCGAACTCGCCCGCCGCCGCATTCCGCAGATCCGCGTCAACGCCCGTATCTCCGACCGGTCCTTCGATCGCTGGCGCAACCGCAGCTCGATCGCCGAGGCCATTTTCGGCAGGATGGCGCTGGTCATCGCCCAGTCGGATCTGGATGCCGAACGCTTCCGCGATCTCGGCGCCTGGCCTGTCATCACATCCGGCAACCTGAAGAGCGATACGGACCCGCCACCCTGCGACGAGGCGCTGCTTGCAAGTTATCGCAAGCAAATCGGCAGCCGCCGGACCTGGGCGGCGATCTCGACCTTCGACGGCGAGGAAAAGGCGGCGGCAACCGTGCACAAGGCGCTGAAGCCGAAAAACGGCCAGTTGACCATTCTCGTGCCGCGCCACCCCGATCGCGCCGACGCGGTCGAGGAGATGCTGAAGGAAGCAGGCCTGACCGTGGCGCGCCGTTCGCGCAACGACGTGGTGACGCCGGAGACCGACGTCTTTCTCGGCGACTCCATCGGCGAAATGGGACTTTACCTGCGTTTGACCGAAATCGCCTTCGTCGGCAGGTCGCTGACCAACGAGGGTGGGCAGAACCCCCTGGAACCGGCCATGCTCGGCTGCGCCGTGCTTTCCGGCCCGCATGTCCAGAATTTCCGCGACGCCTATCAGCATCTGGTGCGCAAGGGTGCCGCCCGCATCGTCAAGGACGTCGAGATGCTGGCAAAGGCCGTCCATTACCTGATGATCAACGACCTCGCCCGCGTGAAGATGATCGATTCCGGCCATGACGCGATGGAGGAGATGCGCGGTGCCCTGTCGAAGACGATCAAGGCGCTGGAGCCCTATGTCAATCCGCTGACGGTGAGCGCAAGGCTGCAGCCGAAAGCCGCCGCCGTTCGATGACCCCGGAAACGCTCGCACACATTAGCGGCATCCTGTTCGACAAGGACGGCACGTTGTTGCTCTATGACGAAAGCTGGGGACCGGTGAACCGCGAGGCGGCCCGCATCGCCTCGGCTGGCGACGCCGAGCTCGAACCGCAGCTTCTGTTTTCCGGCGGCATGGACCCGGTATCCGGCCACACCCGCCCGGACAGCCTGCTGGCCGCCGGCAATGCCGCGGAAATCGCTGCCGGCTTCGTCGCCGCCGGCTCACCGATTGCCGTTGCCGAACTCACCCGGCTGCTCGACGACCTCTTTATCCGTTCGGCCGAATTTTCGGTACCGGTCACCGATCTGGCGGCGCTGTTCGGCAAGCTCAAGGCGCGGGGCTTCAAGCTCGGCATCGCCTCCAGCGACAACGAACAGGCGATCCGCCAGACTGCCATCCGCTTCGGCATCATCGATCATGTGGATTTCATCGCCGGCTACGACAGCGGTCATGGCGTAAAGCCGGGGCCTGGCATGGTGCTCGGCTTCTGCCGCGCCACCGGGCTCGATCCCGCCGAGGTCGCCATGGTCGGCGACAACAATCACGACATGCATATGGGCGCGAGCGCTGGCGTCGGCCTCAAGGTCGCGGTGCTGACCGGCACCGGTTCCCGCGAGACGCTGTCGGCCTCGGCGGATATCTGCCTTGCCGATATCACCGCGCTCGTGGACCTTCTGCCGGAAAAGCTTCACGCCTGAAGCGGGCTTTGGTTTCAAAGACTTGCCTTTTTTCAAAAACTGCCATTTTGTTCGCGGGCTGTTTCAGGATGGATCAGCCGGAGTTTGGGTATGGTATCGGAAGCACCGCCATTCTGGTGGACGAAAGCGGATTGGCGTGCCTGGGGCCTTGCCCCCGTTTCGTTTCTTTATGGCCGGATCGCCGGCCGGCGCATGGCGAAAGCCAGGCGCGCCAGCATTCCCGTGCCGGTCATCTGCGTCGGCAATTTTACGGTCGGCGGCGCCGGCAAGACCCCGACCGCGGTCACCCTTGCCCGAGCGGCAAAAGAAAAGGGCCTGAAGCCCGGTTTTCTCAGCCGCGGTTACGGCGGTTCGCTTGACGTCACGACCGTGGTCGATCCCGAACACCATCGGGCCGAGGCGGTCGGCGACGAGGCGCTGCTGCTCTGCCGCGAGACGCTGACGGTGATTTCGCGCACCCGCGTCGACGGCGCTCATCGACTGGTCGCCGAGGGCGCCGACCTGATCATCATGGACGACGGTTTCCAGAGCGCCCGGCTGGCGCTGGATTTCGCGCTCGTCGTCATCGATACGGTGCGCGGCATCGGCAACGGCCATCTCGTGCCGGGCGGCCCGGTGAGGGCGCCGATATCCGAGCAGATGCGCCAGCTCTCGGCCATCCTCAAGGTCGGCAACGGCGAGGCTGCCGACAAGCTGGTGCGCCAGGCGGCCCGCGCCGGCAAGCAGTTCTATGTCGCGACGCTGAAGCCGCGAGAAAATCGCGAGATCGCCGGCAAGTCGCTGTTTGCCTTCGCCGGCATCGCCGATCCGGAAAAGTTCTACCGCACCGTCAGAGAAGTCGGCGGGCTGGTCGTGGAAAAACGCGCCTTCCCGGACCACCATTATTTCAGCGAGGACGAGATTTCGGACCTGCTGGATGATGCCGCGAAAGACAATCTGACGCTCGTCACCACAGCCAAGGATGCGGTGCGGCTGCAGGGGCATCACGGACGCATGGAGGAACTGGCGAAAAAGGTAAGCGTCGTCGAGGTCGACATGGCGTTCGACGATCCGCAGGCGCCGGGCAAGATCATCGATACGGCGATCGCCAATTTCCGAGAGCGGCGCATCCGGGAAGGAAATGCGGTGAAAGCCTAGCCGCGGCTCTGGTTCGGCAGCATGCCGGCGCGTTTGTCGGCTTCCAGCGAGGAGGCACAATCGACATAGGGCTCCTGCCGCGCGACGCTCCAGTAACGCAACTCGTCGATCGGGATCTGCGCACCGGTCATGGCGCATATGACATACGAGCCGGCGGTCAGGATCTGGTAGTCGCCGTCGAGATAGCGGATCTTCGCTTCGCGGAACCCGCTTCCCTCGAACCGGTTCATCTGTCGTCTCCTGCGGAAAAACATGGCGCCTGCTCTATCCCGATTGTCGCTGAATTGCCAGCTTTTTCAGCTTCGGCCGAAGAGCCGCTCGATGTCGGAAAGCTTGAGTTCGATGTAGGTCGGACGTCCGTGGTTGCAGGTGCCGGAGCCGGGCGTCGCTTCCATTTCCCGCAGAAGCGCGTTCATCTCCTCCGGCCTCAGCCGCCGGCCGGAACGCACCGAACCGTGGCAGGCCATGGTGGCGGCGACATATTCGAGCTTGCCGCGCAGGCCCCCGGCGGTGTTCCATTCGGCGATCTCGTCGGCGAGGTCGCGGACCATCGAGGCCGCATCGACTTCGCCGAGCATGGCGGGCGTCTCGCGCACGGCGACAGCGCCGGGGCCGAACCGTTCGATCGCCAGCCCCAGCCGGTCGAGTTCCGTCGCATTCGCCATCAGCCGGTCGCAATCCTCTTCCGGCAAGTCGATGATTTCCGGGATCAGGAGCACCTGGCTCGCCAGCCGCTTGTTGTCGAGTGCCTTGCGCATCGCCTCGAACACCAGCCGTTCGTGCGCGGCATGCTGGTCGACGATGACCAGCCCGTCTTCGGTCTGCGCGACGATATAGTTTTCGTGGACCTGCGCCCGTGCGGCGCCCAGGCGATAGCGCGGCGCGTCTTCGGCAGCGGTCCTTGGAGCGGCTTCCGCGATCACCGTGTCGGCGCGCGCGGCCGGCATGGTCAGCACGTCGAAACCGGATTGCGCCGGTTCGGCAAAGCCGTTGGCCGGCTGCGGATGGAGCGGCCTGAACGGCGATGCCGCGGCCGCCCAAGGGGTGCGCGGGGCGGCATGAGCCGGCGGAAAGCCGGGGCGGAAGGCGCGCATCATGCCCGACGTACCGGTCGTTGCCGCCCGGTCGCCTTCGCGATGCAGCGCCTCGCGGATCGCCCCGACGATCAGGCCTCGCACCAGGCCGGGATCGCGGAACCGCACGTCCGACTTCGCCGGATGCACGTTAACGTCCACCAGCGCCGGATCGATCTTGATCGAAAGGACTGCCACCGGATAGCGGCCGGAGGGCACGCTTTCCGCATAGGCGCCGCGCAGGGCCGACAGGATCAGCTTGTCCTGCACCGGCCGCCCATTGACGAAGGCATATTGATGCGCCGAGTTCCCACGGTGAAAGGTCGGCACGCCGACGAAGCCGGAAAGCCCGACATCTTCCCGCACCGCATCGATCTCGATCGCATTGTCGCGGAAATCGGCACCGAGGATCTGCGCCATGCGGGAAAGATGGTCGTCGCCGGTCGCCGGGAATTCCAGCGTCGTGCGGTCGGAGCCCGACAGCACGAAGCGGATATGTGGGAAGGCGATCGCCATGCGCTTGACCACTTCGGTGATCGCGCCGGCCTCGGCCTTTTCGGTCTTTAAAAATTTCAGCCGCGCCGGGGTCGCGAAGAAGATGTCGCGCACCTCGACGACCGTGCCGGTATTGGCGGGCGCCGGCTTCACGCCGGACATCTTGCCGCCGACGACTGCCACCTGCGATCCTTCCGAATGACCGTTGCGGCGGCTGGTGATGGTGAGTTTTGCCACCGACCCGATCGAGGGCAGGGCCTCGCCGCGGAAGCCGAGCGTGCGAATGTCGTCGAGCGTCTCGGAAATCTTCGAGGTGCAGTGCCGCCGCACGGCAAGATCGAGATCGGCCGCATCCATGCCGGAACCGTTATCGGTAATGCGGATCAGGCTCTTGCCGCCGCCAGCGGTGGCGATCTCGATGCGGGTCGCGCCGGCATCGATGGCGTTTTCGATCAGTTCCTTGGCGGCGCTGGCAGGCCTTTCGATGACCTCGCCGGCAGCGATCTGGTTGATCAGGGTCTCGGGTAGCTGTTTGACGGACATGCGCCATTTTCCCGGATTCGGCGCCGGAAGGAAAGCCCGGATCGCGCCTTTCCTTGCCCGTTGAAATGAACTTTAGGTTGATGCACGGCCGTTCATTAATCCGGCTTTAAGATAAAGGCGATAATTTGTTCCGTATTAAACTTGGATGAAACCGGGGAGGCGCCAGCTTCCCGCGAGTGACCGGGATGGCGGCCAGCTGGGCACCGTCATGCGAGCCCCGATTACCCGTTGAGGACTTGGAGCCAGCATGTTCCCGCGCCGACAAGACGAAAACTAGAAGGAATAACGCCGAGAGGCGAATATCGGCATTACGGTCCGATTTTTCATTCGGTCCGAAAAAGCATACGGGGAGTTTCATCCTATGAATGATTTGGCGTCGGCGGACGCAAACATTCAAGCTGTCATGCTCGAAGTGATTTCCGAGGGCATTTCGGGCGGCGTCTTTGTCTATGACAGGAATGACCTGATCGTCTTTGCGAGCCAGCAATTGCTGACCCTCCTGCCGGTTCCGAAGAGCTTTCTGACGCCCGGCACACGCCTTCGGGATTTCCTCGGGGCCGTCTATGATGGCGGCGGACGCTTCTTGACCGACGCTTCCGGTCCGCGTCGGATGCTGAGCCGTGAGGACTGGGTTGCCGAACAGATCGCCACTCTCTGGAAGGAACGGGCCGAGTCGCAGGAGCGCCGCGGCACCGACCGTTGGGTGAGCTTCACCAAGCGCCGCCTGTCGTCCGGTTACGGCGTCTGCGTCGTCAGGGATATCTCGGATCACAAGAAGCGCGAGGAACAGTGGCGCGCCGACATGGAGCGGGTGCAGATCACCGAAGAGGTGCTCGACAACCTGCCGTTTCCGGTCACCGTCAAGGATAGCAATCTGACCTTCGTCGCCGTCAACAAGATGGCCGCAAGTTTCCTCGATCTGCCGCCAGAAGCGATTCTCGGTCGCAAGGGGTCCGATATCCACCCGCCGCAGGTGGAACAACGCCTCGACCGCGTCAATCGCGGGGTCATCGATCTCGGCGAGCCCCAGCAGATGTCCGAACTGGTAACGCGGCCGGATGGTTCGCAGGTCGTCATTATCGCCAACAAATACCGTATCGGAAAACCTGGCCGTTATTACCTGGTCACCGCCATGGAAGACATTACCGGGCTGGTCGCAACCGAGGACGGGCAGATCACGCCGCGCATGAGCCGGGGCGGATTGATCGCCACCTCGCTGCACCGGCATGAACGTGACAGGCCGGTGCAGACCGCGGTCGAGCCTGAAAGGAGCCAGCTCTCCCACCGCAAGGTCCTGGTCGCGTCCTCCGACCCGAGGACGAGCGCCGAGGCGCTGGATATCCTGGCCGATCTGGGATTCGACACCTCTTCGGTTTCAGACGGTGAGGAACTGGAACTCTTCCTGCAGCTTGCAAAGGAAGCCAGCATCACGATCGATCTCGTCGTCGTCGACACCCTGGCGGACAAGGCTTGCCTTGAAATCGTCCAGCGACACCGCATTCCCGCCTTGGCAATCAACGGTGTCCGGGTGAAGCGGGACCTGGCCGCCGGCGTCGCTCGTCAGTTCAGCCAGCCTGCCGCAACTGAAGCCGGGCGCGAAGAGGACTGGCAGATTGCCTCGCGAGCCGGCGAAAACGCAGCCATCGACGTTCTGGTCGCCGAAGACAACGGAGTGAACCAGATCGTCTTTTCGCAGATACTCGAGGGCCTGGGTTATCGTTATGCGATCGCCGCCGATGGCGAAGAAGCGGTCAGGCTCTGGCAGGAGCGGTCGCCGCGGCTGATCCTGATGGATATCACCCTTCCGAAGCTCAGCGGCTTCG
This region includes:
- a CDS encoding DUF2093 domain-containing protein; the encoded protein is MNRFEGSGFREAKIRYLDGDYQILTAGSYVICAMTGAQIPIDELRYWSVARQEPYVDCASSLEADKRAGMLPNQSRG
- a CDS encoding 3'(2'),5'-bisphosphate nucleotidase CysQ; this encodes MAEVLDWGQDLELILDAARQAGEIAHGFFGRSPEVWWKNEGRSPVSAADFAANDRLQSLLLTARPNYGWLSEETDDDVARLDRETLFVVDPIDGTRAFINGEKTWCVSVAVVHRGQPVAGVLVAPALDEEFCAVKDGPALKNGRPISVTGERANGELVIAADENLVKKFEPGFRDEVRRVRHVPSLAYRLAMIADGSIDGTVVKRASHDWDLAAADLILERAGGCLVDLAGNRLVYNRESVVHEMLAAGAEHALRSLLPQLAGLAPG
- the mutL gene encoding DNA mismatch repair endonuclease MutL, translating into MSVKQLPETLINQIAAGEVIERPASAAKELIENAIDAGATRIEIATAGGGKSLIRITDNGSGMDAADLDLAVRRHCTSKISETLDDIRTLGFRGEALPSIGSVAKLTITSRRNGHSEGSQVAVVGGKMSGVKPAPANTGTVVEVRDIFFATPARLKFLKTEKAEAGAITEVVKRMAIAFPHIRFVLSGSDRTTLEFPATGDDHLSRMAQILGADFRDNAIEIDAVREDVGLSGFVGVPTFHRGNSAHQYAFVNGRPVQDKLILSALRGAYAESVPSGRYPVAVLSIKIDPALVDVNVHPAKSDVRFRDPGLVRGLIVGAIREALHREGDRAATTGTSGMMRAFRPGFPPAHAAPRTPWAAAASPFRPLHPQPANGFAEPAQSGFDVLTMPAARADTVIAEAAPRTAAEDAPRYRLGAARAQVHENYIVAQTEDGLVIVDQHAAHERLVFEAMRKALDNKRLASQVLLIPEIIDLPEEDCDRLMANATELDRLGLAIERFGPGAVAVRETPAMLGEVDAASMVRDLADEIAEWNTAGGLRGKLEYVAATMACHGSVRSGRRLRPEEMNALLREMEATPGSGTCNHGRPTYIELKLSDIERLFGRS
- a CDS encoding HAD family hydrolase, producing the protein MTPETLAHISGILFDKDGTLLLYDESWGPVNREAARIASAGDAELEPQLLFSGGMDPVSGHTRPDSLLAAGNAAEIAAGFVAAGSPIAVAELTRLLDDLFIRSAEFSVPVTDLAALFGKLKARGFKLGIASSDNEQAIRQTAIRFGIIDHVDFIAGYDSGHGVKPGPGMVLGFCRATGLDPAEVAMVGDNNHDMHMGASAGVGLKVAVLTGTGSRETLSASADICLADITALVDLLPEKLHA
- a CDS encoding response regulator — encoded protein: MNDLASADANIQAVMLEVISEGISGGVFVYDRNDLIVFASQQLLTLLPVPKSFLTPGTRLRDFLGAVYDGGGRFLTDASGPRRMLSREDWVAEQIATLWKERAESQERRGTDRWVSFTKRRLSSGYGVCVVRDISDHKKREEQWRADMERVQITEEVLDNLPFPVTVKDSNLTFVAVNKMAASFLDLPPEAILGRKGSDIHPPQVEQRLDRVNRGVIDLGEPQQMSELVTRPDGSQVVIIANKYRIGKPGRYYLVTAMEDITGLVATEDGQITPRMSRGGLIATSLHRHERDRPVQTAVEPERSQLSHRKVLVASSDPRTSAEALDILADLGFDTSSVSDGEELELFLQLAKEASITIDLVVVDTLADKACLEIVQRHRIPALAINGVRVKRDLAAGVARQFSQPAATEAGREEDWQIASRAGENAAIDVLVAEDNGVNQIVFSQILEGLGYRYAIAADGEEAVRLWQERSPRLILMDITLPKLSGFDASVRIRNLETIDNSIPIIGVLPQAFERDRDQCFASGMNEVILKPISPEALEAVFQTYLGIPAKHSYA
- the lpxK gene encoding tetraacyldisaccharide 4'-kinase, which gives rise to MVSEAPPFWWTKADWRAWGLAPVSFLYGRIAGRRMAKARRASIPVPVICVGNFTVGGAGKTPTAVTLARAAKEKGLKPGFLSRGYGGSLDVTTVVDPEHHRAEAVGDEALLLCRETLTVISRTRVDGAHRLVAEGADLIIMDDGFQSARLALDFALVVIDTVRGIGNGHLVPGGPVRAPISEQMRQLSAILKVGNGEAADKLVRQAARAGKQFYVATLKPRENREIAGKSLFAFAGIADPEKFYRTVREVGGLVVEKRAFPDHHYFSEDEISDLLDDAAKDNLTLVTTAKDAVRLQGHHGRMEELAKKVSVVEVDMAFDDPQAPGKIIDTAIANFRERRIREGNAVKA
- a CDS encoding DUF4170 domain-containing protein, with protein sequence MTETGEKKQLLHLVFGGELQSLEGLQFKDLSALDIVGIYPDYASALVAWRGKAQQTVDNAHMRYFIVHMHRLLDPDTKSA
- the waaA gene encoding lipid IV(A) 3-deoxy-D-manno-octulosonic acid transferase, producing the protein MSKISARLALAGYRAAGITLYPLVGPYLAYRAMKGKEDRTRKLERLGYASLARPRGPLIWVHAASVGETIAIMPMIRELRRREVHILLTTGTVTSANLVRSRLADEVIHQYVPLDLKFPIKRFIAYWKPDACITAESEIWPTTIAELARRRIPQIRVNARISDRSFDRWRNRSSIAEAIFGRMALVIAQSDLDAERFRDLGAWPVITSGNLKSDTDPPPCDEALLASYRKQIGSRRTWAAISTFDGEEKAAATVHKALKPKNGQLTILVPRHPDRADAVEEMLKEAGLTVARRSRNDVVTPETDVFLGDSIGEMGLYLRLTEIAFVGRSLTNEGGQNPLEPAMLGCAVLSGPHVQNFRDAYQHLVRKGAARIVKDVEMLAKAVHYLMINDLARVKMIDSGHDAMEEMRGALSKTIKALEPYVNPLTVSARLQPKAAAVR